A single region of the Planctomycetia bacterium genome encodes:
- a CDS encoding HAD family hydrolase: MSTETETPIEVLNPTLPRGGYQVALFDFDGTLSLVRRNWQAVMIPMMVDELASTGTAESREALGEIVEEFVMRLNGKQTIYQMMQLADEVTKRGGKPAEPLVYKHRYLDLLWVQIEERVVGLKSGTIPTDDLTVPGSRELLQTLTDRGITPILASGTDLQYVRDEVQALKLDHFFGERIYGALDDYKKFSKAMVIEKIVADLKASGVDPRALVAFGDGYVEIEETKKAGGTAIGVASEEETRQGVNLWKRNRLVGVGADIIVGDYRRLGELLGLLGI; the protein is encoded by the coding sequence ATGTCGACCGAGACCGAGACGCCGATCGAAGTGTTGAACCCTACTCTGCCGCGCGGAGGGTATCAGGTTGCGCTGTTCGATTTCGACGGCACCCTTTCCCTCGTCCGCCGCAACTGGCAAGCGGTGATGATCCCGATGATGGTCGACGAGCTCGCCTCGACCGGTACAGCGGAATCGCGCGAAGCGCTCGGCGAGATCGTCGAAGAGTTCGTGATGCGGCTCAACGGCAAGCAGACCATCTATCAGATGATGCAACTCGCCGACGAAGTGACCAAGCGCGGAGGGAAGCCGGCCGAACCGTTGGTCTATAAGCATCGTTATCTTGATCTGCTTTGGGTGCAGATCGAAGAACGCGTCGTCGGCTTGAAGTCGGGCACGATTCCGACCGACGACCTGACGGTGCCCGGCAGCCGCGAGTTGCTGCAAACTTTGACCGATCGCGGGATCACGCCGATCCTCGCCTCGGGCACCGACCTGCAATACGTTCGCGACGAAGTGCAAGCCTTAAAGCTCGATCACTTCTTCGGCGAACGGATCTACGGCGCGCTGGACGACTACAAAAAATTCTCGAAGGCGATGGTCATTGAGAAGATCGTCGCCGATTTGAAAGCATCCGGGGTCGACCCTCGCGCGTTGGTCGCATTCGGCGATGGTTATGTGGAGATCGAAGAGACGAAGAAAGCCGGCGGCACGGCGATCGGCGTCGCCAGCGAAGAGGAGACGCGCCAAGGCGTAAACCTGTGGAAGCGCAACCGGCTCGTCGGAGTGGGGGCCGACATCATCGTCGGCGACTACCGACGCCTCGGCGAACTGCTCGGTTTACTCGGGATTTAG
- a CDS encoding CsbD family protein, whose amino-acid sequence MSGKADEIKGRVKEAAGALADDDKLRREGKIDQAAGKVKNAAEKAVDAVKNVVQGKK is encoded by the coding sequence ATGTCTGGTAAAGCTGATGAAATCAAGGGTCGCGTGAAAGAAGCCGCCGGAGCGCTCGCCGACGACGACAAACTTCGTCGCGAAGGGAAGATCGACCAAGCTGCCGGCAAGGTCAAGAACGCCGCCGAGAAAGCGGTCGATGCCGTGAAGAACGTCGTCCAAGGCAAAAAGTAA
- a CDS encoding beta-ketoacyl-[acyl-carrier-protein] synthase family protein codes for MSSPSPTRRVAITGLGLISPLGNSHQALWEGLSSGRSGISPLENGQGAALAAPFAGVCRDFHGDIDDFGNVEGDKKKAIRKGLKVMCRECQMGVAAAERALQDASLSLTGRDPERCGVVFGTDYMLSEPEEFGSGILACTDEERKFQFEKWAQQGMTKMTPLWLLKYLPNMPASHIAIYNDLRGPNNSLTLREAAGNLAVGEALRVIQRGHADVMVAGATGTRIHTMKAVHASLQEELAPGTGPHGVIEPAKACRPFDADRTGAVLAEGSGVVILEELEHARARGATIYAELSGAGSSTAADKNRVALRDLALANAIRATLRDAGATPFAVGHIQAHGLGTHGSDEAEARAIRDVFSGAGVNVPVTAAKSYFGNLGAGSGMVELIAGVLSLYHDLLFPTLNYDKPDANCELNIVREAKSPGNSFLNLSVTPQGQASSVFVKRYVA; via the coding sequence ATGAGTAGCCCTTCTCCGACGCGGCGTGTTGCGATTACCGGCCTTGGTTTGATCAGCCCGCTCGGCAATTCGCACCAAGCTCTCTGGGAAGGTTTGTCTTCCGGTCGGAGCGGCATCTCGCCGCTGGAAAACGGCCAAGGCGCGGCGCTCGCGGCTCCGTTCGCCGGCGTCTGCCGCGACTTCCATGGCGACATCGACGACTTCGGCAATGTCGAAGGAGACAAAAAGAAAGCCATTCGCAAAGGCCTCAAGGTGATGTGCCGCGAATGTCAGATGGGGGTCGCTGCGGCCGAACGCGCCTTGCAAGATGCCTCGCTGTCGCTCACCGGCCGCGATCCCGAACGCTGCGGCGTCGTCTTCGGCACCGACTACATGCTGAGCGAGCCCGAAGAGTTCGGCTCCGGCATCCTGGCCTGCACGGATGAGGAACGGAAGTTCCAATTCGAGAAATGGGCGCAGCAGGGGATGACGAAAATGACCCCGCTCTGGCTGCTCAAGTACCTGCCGAACATGCCGGCCAGCCATATCGCCATCTACAACGACTTGCGCGGCCCGAACAACTCTCTCACGCTGCGCGAAGCCGCGGGCAACCTCGCGGTCGGCGAAGCGCTGCGCGTCATCCAGCGCGGCCATGCCGACGTAATGGTCGCCGGAGCGACCGGCACGCGCATTCACACGATGAAGGCGGTCCATGCCTCGTTGCAAGAAGAGCTCGCTCCCGGCACCGGCCCGCATGGTGTGATCGAGCCCGCCAAGGCCTGCCGCCCGTTCGACGCCGATCGCACAGGTGCGGTGCTGGCCGAAGGCTCGGGTGTCGTCATCTTGGAAGAACTCGAACACGCGCGGGCCCGCGGAGCCACGATCTACGCCGAGCTCTCGGGTGCCGGCTCGTCGACCGCGGCCGATAAGAACCGCGTAGCGCTGCGCGACCTCGCGCTCGCCAATGCCATTCGCGCCACCCTCCGCGATGCGGGTGCGACCCCCTTCGCCGTCGGGCATATTCAAGCGCACGGCCTAGGCACGCACGGCAGCGACGAAGCTGAAGCGCGGGCCATTCGCGATGTCTTCTCCGGCGCGGGAGTCAACGTACCGGTTACCGCCGCGAAGAGTTACTTCGGCAACCTCGGTGCCGGCAGCGGCATGGTGGAGCTCATCGCCGGCGTGCTGTCGCTCTACCACGATCTGCTTTTCCCGACGCTCAACTACGACAAGCCCGACGCGAATTGCGAGCTCAATATCGTGCGCGAAGCGAAGTCGCCGGGCAACTCGTTCTTAAACCTGAGCGTTACTCCGCAAGGGCAGGCTTCGTCGGTGTTCGTGAAGCGGTACGTCGCCTAA
- a CDS encoding SGNH/GDSL hydrolase family protein, giving the protein MRRSFSDFRSFRCRGALLAGGIFALVVSFAQSVAVAAEMLVVPGARIAIVGDSITEQKLYSKYMEAYLLACSGVKDVSVFQFGWSGERAPGFAARLENDLAAFKPNVATLCYGMNDGSYKPFDDQIGGTYEKAMRDILKKLAGVGVTKVVVGSPGAVDDYFFRPGQMFADGKPAHESYNDNLAHLRDIDKKLAEETKQNFADVHSAMYDTMKKAQAKLGPKYPVCGGDGFHPGTNGQLLMAYAFLKGLGVDGNIGEINVDMKSSGGGKVELESTRWPFCFDGDPASPTRTILPFVAFNADLNRYTLKVANLEAPKAKVTWGNESKTFTREQLTAGVNLMDEFAVTPFDGAFQKLLAAIAAKQSLETYMIKNVITNFRNIPAEAKEDPEIAAAYKKIGERMMVKHAKLDADVKQLVVPVKHTLSVEPIQ; this is encoded by the coding sequence ATGCGCCGTTCGTTTTCCGACTTTAGGTCGTTTCGTTGCCGCGGCGCTCTGCTTGCCGGCGGAATTTTTGCGCTCGTCGTTTCCTTTGCGCAGTCGGTTGCCGTGGCAGCCGAGATGCTGGTCGTGCCCGGCGCGCGGATCGCGATCGTCGGCGATTCGATCACCGAGCAGAAGCTGTATAGCAAATACATGGAAGCGTACTTGCTCGCTTGCTCGGGCGTGAAAGACGTGAGCGTGTTTCAATTCGGTTGGAGCGGCGAGCGCGCCCCCGGCTTCGCGGCGCGGTTAGAGAACGATCTTGCAGCGTTCAAACCGAACGTCGCCACGCTGTGCTACGGCATGAACGACGGCTCTTATAAACCATTCGATGATCAGATCGGCGGCACCTATGAAAAGGCGATGCGCGACATCTTGAAGAAGCTCGCCGGCGTCGGCGTGACCAAGGTCGTCGTCGGATCGCCGGGAGCGGTCGACGACTATTTCTTTCGCCCGGGCCAGATGTTCGCCGACGGCAAGCCTGCGCACGAGTCGTACAATGACAACCTCGCGCACCTGCGCGATATCGACAAGAAGCTCGCCGAAGAGACCAAGCAGAATTTCGCCGACGTCCATTCCGCCATGTACGACACGATGAAGAAGGCCCAAGCGAAGCTGGGGCCGAAGTATCCCGTCTGCGGCGGCGACGGCTTCCATCCCGGCACGAACGGCCAACTATTGATGGCCTATGCGTTTCTTAAGGGGCTTGGCGTCGATGGCAACATCGGCGAGATCAACGTCGACATGAAGAGCAGCGGCGGCGGCAAAGTCGAACTGGAAAGCACGCGCTGGCCGTTCTGTTTCGACGGCGACCCGGCCAGCCCGACCCGGACGATCTTACCGTTCGTGGCGTTCAATGCCGACCTGAATCGCTATACGCTCAAGGTCGCGAACCTCGAAGCGCCGAAAGCGAAAGTCACCTGGGGCAATGAATCGAAGACGTTTACCCGCGAGCAACTCACGGCCGGCGTGAATCTGATGGATGAGTTCGCCGTGACGCCGTTCGATGGCGCATTTCAAAAACTACTCGCCGCGATCGCGGCGAAGCAATCGCTCGAGACCTACATGATCAAGAACGTGATCACGAACTTCCGCAATATTCCGGCCGAAGCGAAGGAAGACCCGGAAATCGCGGCCGCTTATAAGAAGATCGGCGAACGGATGATGGTGAAGCACGCCAAACTCGACGCCGACGTGAAGCAGCTGGTCGTGCCGGTGAAGCACACGCTCAGCGTGGAGCCGATCCAATAG
- a CDS encoding HEAT repeat domain-containing protein, whose translation MISRKTLLTLLTIASCLLSSTSARQAQAQQPGKSPHIVDEPPLSPAEQQKKFHLPPGFEIQLVAAEPDIRKPINMNFDSAGRLCVTGSIEYPYAAEEGQGRDTVVRFEIGPDGRAVRSETIVAGLNIPIGISPWNKELFVFSIPRLLRCRDVDGDGKFEEKTPLITGFGAKDTHGMVNNITPWIDGWIYTCHGYSNQSEARAADGSTISMQSGNTFRWRPDGTHIEQFTHGQVNPFGMAFDTLGNLFTADCHTLPAYQILRGGWYPSFGKPHDGLGYAPSIMKHQHGSTGISGIVYYAAEQFPEEYRNTIYIGNPITNRVNHDKLTTHGSSYEALEQPDFLACDDRWFRPVDLKLGPDGALYIADFYNRIIGHYEVPLDHPQRDRERGRIWRVVYTGKGAAQPTMPNVAKADGKELLQLLGHENLTVRTFATNRLAAEPELVDPKALEYLLATTASSQSVPGRIHALWILERTGRLSEALLAAAIDDADRTLRVHALKLLAERDAAKVSPPDLARIRAKLGDADPFVRRAAADALGRHRNAENIAPLLACWKATPADDTHLIYTLRMALRDHLLLPGMYAQLPSIVASGDAATTQLCDVSLGVPTAESAAYVLEKLGQNPKVAGAAEWLAHGIRYLPESRLADAYALLAIRTTQPLGQRLEFFRTVQKASAARGAKIPAEILRDEELFIGALMKTDDVNLVRQAIEVARDMKSENLFLNHLEPLTTAQAKFADLRGPALEAAVACNRKAGLALGQGLLASAGEPIALRQKAAQVLGSLGDDAAAQAALASQLATAPERLGVEIAAALANTKGGAALLLESVEKGKATPWVLKEQVVVRNLKRSGIEEANPRYQALTQKLPARNDRLAKLIEERRKSYVGAKPDMELGKALFVKNCRICHRLAGDGNKIGPELDGIGVRGLDRILEDVLDPNRNVDQTFRALQIETKDGRVLTGLRLREEGELIVLADAQGQELRIPRNTIEEQTVLPSSPMPSNVADLLNETDFRHLIAYLLSQLAPAATQPASPAK comes from the coding sequence ATGATTTCGCGCAAGACTCTCCTCACGCTCCTCACGATTGCGAGTTGCCTGCTGTCTTCGACCTCGGCACGACAAGCCCAGGCTCAACAGCCGGGCAAATCTCCGCATATCGTCGACGAGCCGCCGCTCTCTCCGGCCGAGCAACAAAAGAAGTTTCATCTGCCGCCGGGCTTCGAGATTCAGTTGGTCGCCGCAGAGCCCGACATTCGCAAGCCGATCAACATGAACTTCGACTCGGCCGGCCGGCTCTGCGTAACCGGCTCGATCGAGTATCCGTATGCCGCCGAGGAAGGCCAAGGGCGCGATACGGTCGTGCGCTTCGAGATCGGGCCCGACGGACGAGCCGTGCGCAGCGAGACGATCGTCGCCGGCTTGAACATTCCGATCGGCATCTCGCCGTGGAATAAGGAACTGTTCGTCTTCAGCATTCCGCGCCTGCTGCGCTGTCGCGACGTCGACGGCGACGGGAAATTCGAAGAGAAGACGCCGCTCATCACCGGCTTCGGCGCAAAAGACACGCACGGCATGGTCAACAATATTACCCCTTGGATCGACGGCTGGATTTACACTTGCCACGGCTACTCGAACCAATCGGAAGCGCGCGCCGCCGATGGTTCGACGATCTCGATGCAGTCGGGCAATACGTTTCGTTGGCGCCCCGATGGAACGCACATCGAGCAGTTCACGCATGGCCAGGTGAACCCGTTCGGCATGGCGTTCGACACGCTCGGCAATTTGTTCACCGCCGATTGCCACACGTTGCCGGCATATCAAATCCTTCGCGGCGGTTGGTACCCGAGCTTCGGCAAGCCGCACGACGGGCTCGGCTACGCTCCTTCGATCATGAAGCATCAACACGGCTCGACCGGCATCTCGGGCATCGTCTATTACGCGGCCGAGCAGTTTCCCGAGGAATATCGCAACACGATCTACATCGGCAACCCGATCACGAACCGCGTGAACCACGACAAACTTACGACGCACGGCAGCAGCTACGAAGCGCTCGAGCAGCCCGACTTTCTCGCGTGCGACGATCGCTGGTTTCGCCCCGTCGACTTGAAGCTCGGGCCCGACGGCGCACTCTACATCGCCGACTTCTACAACCGCATCATCGGACATTATGAAGTGCCGCTCGACCACCCGCAGCGCGATCGGGAGCGCGGGCGGATCTGGCGCGTCGTCTATACCGGCAAGGGAGCCGCGCAACCGACGATGCCGAACGTCGCCAAGGCCGACGGCAAAGAACTGCTGCAACTTCTTGGTCATGAAAATCTCACGGTGCGCACCTTCGCGACGAACCGGCTTGCGGCCGAACCGGAACTCGTCGACCCCAAGGCTCTCGAATACCTGCTCGCTACCACGGCATCCTCGCAATCGGTGCCGGGACGCATCCACGCCCTGTGGATCTTGGAACGCACCGGCCGACTTTCCGAAGCATTGCTCGCCGCGGCGATCGACGACGCCGATCGGACGCTGCGCGTGCATGCGCTGAAACTTTTGGCGGAGCGCGACGCTGCAAAGGTCTCGCCGCCAGACCTCGCCCGCATTCGTGCCAAGCTCGGCGATGCCGACCCGTTCGTGCGCCGTGCGGCGGCCGATGCGCTCGGTCGGCATCGGAACGCGGAGAACATCGCGCCTCTTCTGGCCTGTTGGAAAGCGACTCCGGCCGACGACACGCACCTGATCTACACGCTGCGCATGGCGCTGCGCGATCATCTGTTGCTGCCGGGAATGTATGCGCAATTGCCGAGTATCGTCGCGTCGGGAGATGCCGCGACGACGCAACTTTGCGACGTAAGCCTGGGAGTGCCGACGGCGGAATCCGCGGCCTACGTGCTTGAGAAACTCGGGCAAAATCCGAAGGTCGCCGGCGCGGCCGAATGGTTGGCGCATGGAATTCGCTATCTGCCCGAATCGCGTTTGGCCGACGCTTACGCCCTGCTCGCAATTCGCACGACGCAGCCTTTGGGTCAGCGCCTCGAATTCTTCCGCACTGTGCAAAAAGCCTCGGCAGCGCGAGGCGCGAAGATTCCCGCCGAGATTCTGCGCGACGAAGAGCTCTTCATCGGCGCGCTCATGAAAACAGACGATGTGAATCTCGTGCGCCAGGCCATCGAGGTGGCGCGCGATATGAAATCGGAAAATCTTTTTCTCAACCACCTCGAGCCGCTGACCACGGCGCAAGCGAAGTTCGCCGATCTGCGCGGCCCGGCGCTCGAAGCGGCCGTGGCATGCAACCGCAAAGCGGGGCTTGCGCTCGGCCAAGGGCTGTTGGCCTCGGCCGGCGAGCCGATTGCGCTCCGTCAGAAAGCGGCCCAAGTGCTCGGCAGCCTCGGCGACGACGCTGCCGCGCAAGCCGCCTTGGCCTCGCAACTCGCGACGGCTCCCGAGCGGCTCGGCGTCGAGATCGCCGCGGCCCTGGCGAACACGAAAGGGGGAGCCGCGTTGTTGTTGGAGTCGGTGGAAAAAGGAAAGGCGACGCCGTGGGTGTTGAAAGAGCAAGTCGTCGTGCGGAACTTGAAACGGAGCGGCATCGAGGAAGCGAATCCGCGCTACCAAGCGTTGACGCAGAAGCTTCCGGCCCGTAACGATCGGCTGGCGAAGCTGATCGAAGAACGCCGGAAGAGCTATGTCGGCGCGAAGCCCGACATGGAACTCGGCAAAGCGTTGTTCGTCAAGAACTGCCGCATCTGTCATCGCCTGGCCGGCGACGGTAATAAGATCGGACCCGAGCTCGACGGCATCGGCGTGCGGGGGCTCGACCGCATCTTAGAAGACGTGCTCGACCCGAACCGCAACGTCGATCAGACGTTCCGCGCGCTGCAGATCGAAACAAAAGACGGCCGGGTGCTGACCGGCCTGCGGCTGCGCGAAGAAGGGGAATTGATCGTGCTCGCCGATGCGCAAGGGCAAGAGCTGCGCATTCCTCGCAACACGATCGAAGAACAGACGGTGTTGCCGAGCTCGCCGATGCCGAGCAACGTGGCCGACTTGTTGAACGAGACCGACTTCCGGCACCTCATCGCTTATCTTCTCAGCCAGCTAGCGCCTGCCGCGACCCAGCCTGCATCCCCGGCGAAGTGA
- a CDS encoding DUF1559 domain-containing protein yields MKVSLTNRWYRRKSRGFTLIELLVVIAIIAALAALIFPAVQGARATAKRSGSQSNLRNIALAVLNHEAQVGNFPVAGRVPGDTKPRTGWITHVLPQLERRDLYTRYDFSKDWYNVVNLPVTSTQIPVLIDTASPQPDRYDDQPNAATAFGTGTVLVAGATTPVGITDYASVRSVDVRLFTPTGTPPSGVTAGIDGPNPGSTLGIAQTGGTPTGGTYASTKTLGAYVNATGPGIMPPNLKSRLADVTDGLSHTILIAESHARPYLYRRGKKVSSDLKTIRVNGGGWSRNANDIRLQGYTRDGETEIGPFAINAANGTQVEDITTSATTGGNNVAYGTDGTGAIYSFHAGGAHVAFGDASVKFLSEKIDIAVLAALVTRDQNELVDDGELNK; encoded by the coding sequence ATGAAGGTTTCTCTTACGAATCGGTGGTATCGCCGCAAGTCGCGCGGTTTCACCCTGATCGAGTTGTTGGTCGTCATCGCGATCATCGCCGCCTTGGCCGCGTTGATTTTCCCGGCAGTGCAAGGGGCTCGCGCCACCGCCAAGCGCTCGGGCAGCCAAAGCAATCTGCGCAATATCGCGTTGGCCGTCTTGAACCACGAAGCTCAAGTCGGGAACTTCCCGGTTGCCGGACGCGTTCCCGGCGACACCAAGCCGCGCACGGGCTGGATCACGCATGTCTTGCCGCAACTCGAACGTCGCGATCTCTACACGCGCTACGACTTCTCGAAGGATTGGTACAACGTCGTTAACCTTCCCGTCACCTCCACGCAAATTCCGGTGCTGATCGACACCGCCTCGCCGCAGCCGGATCGTTACGACGACCAACCCAACGCCGCCACGGCCTTCGGCACCGGCACGGTCTTGGTCGCCGGGGCGACGACTCCGGTCGGCATTACCGACTACGCGAGCGTTCGCTCGGTCGACGTCCGCCTGTTTACGCCGACCGGTACGCCTCCGTCAGGGGTCACCGCCGGCATCGACGGCCCGAACCCGGGGAGTACGCTCGGCATCGCCCAAACCGGCGGCACGCCGACCGGCGGCACCTACGCTTCGACGAAAACGCTCGGTGCTTACGTCAACGCGACCGGCCCGGGCATTATGCCTCCGAACCTCAAGTCGCGCTTGGCCGACGTGACCGACGGCCTCTCGCATACGATTCTGATCGCCGAATCGCATGCCCGGCCCTATCTTTATCGTCGCGGCAAAAAGGTCAGTTCCGATCTGAAGACGATTCGGGTCAACGGCGGCGGTTGGTCGCGAAATGCGAACGACATTCGTTTGCAAGGATACACGCGTGACGGTGAGACCGAAATCGGTCCCTTCGCTATCAACGCCGCGAACGGTACTCAGGTCGAAGATATAACGACCAGCGCCACGACCGGCGGTAACAACGTGGCCTACGGCACCGACGGCACCGGAGCCATCTATAGCTTCCATGCGGGAGGCGCCCACGTCGCCTTCGGCGATGCTTCGGTGAAGTTCTTGAGCGAGAAGATCGACATCGCGGTTCTCGCCGCGCTGGTCACCCGCGATCAGAACGAACTCGTCGACGACGGCGAACTCAATAAGTAG